ACGTTTTTATGCATATTTGTTTTTAAGGTATCTTTTAAAAAAAGAATAAGTATTCTTCCTCTCTGCATTTGGTATCTTTTCAATAACAAATATTTTTTAAATTAATTTAGGTTTCAGTTAGATATGTTATCTGTTTCACTGATTATTGAAAGTGCTTTACATGAAAAACCTTACTAAGTCAATTAAGAAACGATATATTATTTTTATGCTTACAATTGGAATAATTATTATTTCAGTCGTACTAATTATCAATCGTAGTATCAATTTACAAAATACCACCACTAATAACCTTAATTTATCGAGTAAACAAGGTTATTTAATGGAACGTATTGAACGTCAGGTTTATTATTTTTCTAAGAATAAGGATGCACTCTCTGATGTCAATGAACTTAATAAGTTAAAAGAGCTTTCGAATGAATTGGAAGTTTCTCGTAATTACTTGTATTCAAAAAACATAAAAGAAGGTAATAATAGAGTTATTGATTCATTGTTTAAGGTTATTGAACCTGATTACAATAAAATACTTACTTCTATTAGAAATATTTTTAACAATAAAGAAGAATCTGTAGTGAATACATCATTACAAACAATATGGGAGTCCGAAATCCCTTTTTTTAAAACGATGGATCTTATCGTAAATTCATATGAAAAAGAAGCCAGTAAAAAACTTCAAAAATTAAAATATACAATATTTTTTCTTGGTGTTATTGCAGCACTTATATTATTAGGGGAATTTATGTTTGTATTAGTTCCTGCTTTTAATCAACTTTTAAAAAAACATAATGAACTTGAGCAGGCTAATAAAGAATTAGCCATCTCAGAAAATAAGATAAAAGAGAACATGTTAGAGTTAACAAAGCTCAAAACAGATTTAGAGATAAAAGACACATATAACAAAGTTTTTATTGAGCAGGCTCCAACGGCCATTGCTATGCTTGATAAAGATATGAAATACATTGCAGTGTCTCAACGTTGGATAAAAGATTATAAAATGGAGGGTCAAGAAATTATTGGTCGTTCTCATTATGATATTTTTCCAGAAATAGGAGATGATTGGAAAGCAAATCATCAAAAAGGTTTAAAAGGCGCTATAGATGTTTGTGATGAAGCACCTTTTGTTCGTGCAGATGGCACTGTACAATGGATTTATTGGGATGTGCGTCCTTGGTACATTTCAGAAGGAAATATAGGTGGTTTAATAATGCATACTGGAGATATTACGCATTTAAAAGAAAAAGAAGAAGAGCGGGTTCAAATTGAAATAATATTAGATAAAACAAATGAAGTGGCACGTATTGGAGCTTGGGAAATAAACTTAGAAAAAGATAGGATTTTTTGGAGTAAAATGGTTCGTGAAATCCATGAAGTGCCTGAAAACTATGAACCAGATTTAGAAACTGCTATTAATTTTTTTAAGGAAGGAGAAAGTAGAAATATACTCGAAAAAGTAGTTGGGGAAGCTATGGAACATGGTACTCCTTACGATGTTGAGGTAGAGCTTGTTACTTTAAAAGGTAATATTCTTTGGACACGTGCTATGGGCCAAGCAGAAATTGTAGGTGGTAAATGTATACGGCTTTTTGGGGTGTTTCAGGATATAAATGATAAGAAGCTTTCACAATTAGCTTTAAACAAGGCACATACAGAATTGAAGGCCATATTTAATTCTGGAGCTGTATCCATAGTAGCGACTGAAGTTGATGGTATTATTAGTCATTTTAATCACGGAGCAGAAATTTTAACTGGATATTCAGCATCTGAAATGATCGGGTTGCAAAGACCAACGTTTTTTCATCTACGAGAAGAATTAGATAAGTTTAGAATTGATATAGCAAAACAATATAATAAAAATCCGATAGGTTTTAGTGCACAAGAAGAATTGTCAAAACATAATGCCTACGATACCCGAGAATGGACATATAAAAGAAAAGATGGATCCACCATACCTGTTCAATTAACCTTAACGTCAATTAAGGATGATCAAGGTGAACTTATAGGCTTTTTAGGTATCTCAACTGATATTTCTGAAAAAAGAATTGCTCAAGATGAATTATTGAGAAAAAATCAGTTATTAAATTTTGCAGAAGAGATTACTTTGATGGGGAACTGGCAATGGGATACTGTTACAGATAAAGTAAAATGGTCGAATAATCTATATAATATTTTTAAGCTGGATAAAAGAATAGATAATTTAAAGTTTGATACTTATTTTAATTTCGTTCACCCTGAAGATAAAGACATTGTAGCCGATTATTTTAATAAAACAGTAGAAGAGAAAAGTCTAAATAGATTTACGCATCGTATAATAACAGGAGATGGGGAATTAAAATTCATTCAGCTTTTAGGAGAAGTTATTACCAACAGTAAAGGTGAAGTTATTGAAATGATTGGTACTTGTCAAGATATTACTGCTAGTAAGGTTTCTGAAAAAGAATTGCACGATGCACATGTACAATTGCAAGCTATATTTAATTCTGGACCCATAGGCATCGTAACTACTGATATTAAGGGTGTTATTAATTATTTTAATCGCGGGGCAGAAATTTTAACTGGATATTCAGCATCTGAAATGATGCGATTGCAAACGCCATTTATTTATCATACAGAAGAAGAATTAGATAAGTTTAAAAGTGACATTGCAAAACAGTATGATAAAAATCCGATAGGTTTTCATCCACAATTAGAATTGTCAAAAAATAATGCCTACGATACCCGTGAATGGACTTATATTAGGAAGGATGGCTCAACATTACCTGTTCAACTAACTTTAACGGGAATTAAAGATGAGCAAGGTAAAGATATTGGATTCTTAGGTGTTTCAATTGATGTTTCTGAAAGAAGAAAATCTGAAAATGAACTTTTACGAAATAATAAGTTGCTCAATTTTGCAGAGGAACTTACTATGATGGGGAATTGGCAAGTAGATTTAGTTAACAATAGTGAGAAATGGTCTAAGAATTTGTATCATATTTTTGGACTTGAAGAAAATACAGAGATAACAAGGAATACGTTCATAAGTTTTGTTCATCCAGAAGATAAAGAAAGAGTAGCTAAGCATGTAGAGAAGTCAATTAAAGATAAAAATTTCAATGATTTAATGTTTCGCATTAAATTAAAAAATGGAACCATAAAAACACTACTAAACTTGGCGGAAATTGTTGTTGATACTATGGGGAATGTTATTGAATTAGTTGGTACGTGTCAAGATGTAACACAGCAAAGGATGGCTGAAAAGAAATTCAGAGGTCTTTTAGAATCAGCACCAGATGCTATGGTGATAGTAAATGAAAGAAGACAAATACAACTTATTAACAAACAAGCAGAAATATTATTTGGGTATTCAGCAGAAGAACTATTTGAAAAAAGGGTAGATATTCTCATTCCAAAACGATTTAGCAGTACCGATCCTAGAACTAAAGTTATGGGAGAGGCAAAAGAATCCATTGCAATAAATAAAAATGGAAAAGAAATTCCGGTACAAATAAGCTTTAGCCCCTTACAAACAGAAGAGGGATTGTTAGTGTCTGCTGCCATACGGGATATTACGGAACAGAAATTAGCAGAGAATGAATTGTTACGAAAAAATCAGTTATTGAGTTTTGCAGAAAAAATAACCATGATGGGGAATTGGCAATTGGATCTCGTTACCAATAATATGAAATGGTCTGCTAATCTTTATCAAATTTTTGGACTTGAAGAAAACACAAAACTAACTTTTGATACATATCTTAGTTTTGTTCATTCAGAAGATATAGAAAAAATAATTAAGCATAAGGAGGTCGCATTTAGAGATAAAAAGTTTGATAATTTAATACATCGCATCAAACTAAAAGATGGAACTGTAAAAACAATACAACTCTTGGCTGAAGTAATTACAGATACATCGGGTAGAATTATTGAAGTAATTGGTACTTGCCAAGATGTAACGGCGCAAAAAATGGCTGAGAATAAATTTAGAGGGTTGTTAGAGTCTGCTCCAGATGCCATGGTAATTGTGAATGAAAAAGGAAAAATACAATTAATAAACAAACAAGCTGAAAAACTATTTGGATATTCACTAGAAGAATTGTTTGGGAATTCAGTTGAGATATTAATTCCCAAAGGATTTTCAGTTACTCATAGTGTAGATGATAATGGCTTTTTTTTCAATCCAAAAACGATAGGTATAGGAGAGGGAAAAGAGTTATTTGGAATAAATAAAAAAGGAAAAGAAATTCCTATACAAATAAGTTTGAGCCCCCTTCAAACAGAAGAAGGGTTATTAGTGTCGGCCGCGATACGGGATATTACAATCCAGAAATTGGCTGAGAATGAATTATTACGAAAAAATCAGTTATTAAGTTTTGCAGAGAAAATAACCATGATGGGGAATTGGCAAATGGATGCTTTTACTAGCACTATACAATGGTCTGCTAACCTTTACAAAATTTTTAGAATTGAAGAAAAAACAGAACTAAATTTTGATGTGTACTTGAGTTTTGTTCACCCCGAGGATTTAGAAAAAGTAATTAAACATAGAGAGGCGTCTATTAAAGATAAAAAATTTACTGATTTAATGCATCGTGTCAAATTAAGGGATGGAACCGTAAAAATGATACAACTCTTAGCGGAAGTTATCACTGATAATTTGGGTAATGTTATTGAATTAATTGGTACTTGCCAAGATGTAACGGCGCAAAAAATGGCTGAGAATAAATTTAGAGGGTTGTTAGAGTCTGCTCCAGATGCCATGGTAATTGTAAATGAAAAAGGAAAAATACAATTAATAAACAAACAAGCTGAAAAACTATTTGGATATTCATTAGAGGAATTGTTTGAAAAATCTGTTGAGATTCTCATTCCTGGACGATTTATTGGGAATCATAAGGCACATCGTGATGGTTTTTTCTCCAATCCAAAAACTAGAGGAATGGGTGATGGAAAAGAATTATTTGGAATAAATAAAAGTGGACATGAAATTCCCATACAAATAAGTTTAAGCCCTTTACAAACAGAAGAAGGGTTATTAGTATCGGCAGCAATTCGAGATATTACAACACAAAAATTAGCTGCCCGAAAAATAATTGAGTCAAAAGAAAGCTTAGAGGTATTAGCCAATAAGTTAACAGTTCAAAATACCCAACTTGCAGATTTTGCGCATATTACTTCTCATAATTTACGTGCTCCAGTAAGTAACCTTAATTCGCTTTTGGGTTTTTACAATACCTCAGAAAATGAAGAGGATAAAGCTAGTTTATTTAAGAAATTTGAAAAAGTCATTAATCATCTTACTCAAACACTAAACACTTTAGTCGCAGCAATAAAAACTAAAAATGAAACCTCACAGAATCTTGAAGAGATTACGTTTGATGAAGTTTTAATTAAAACAAAAGAAATTCTTTCTGGTGAAATTTTGAAATCAGGCATTATAATTACAAGTGATTTCTCTAAAATTAAAAAAGTTTCGTACAATAAGGTTTATTTAGAGAGTATTTTCCTTAACTTAGTGGGTAATGCAATAAAATATAGATCTGATGGTCGTTTACCAGAATTATTTATCGAGTCTGAAATAGAAAAAGGTAAAATAAAACTAAAATTTAAAGATAATGGCATGGGGATTGATTTAAAAAGACATGGGAGCAAATTATTTGGATTGAATAAAGTTTTTCACAGACATCCAGATGCTAAAGGTGTAGGGTTGTTTATGACAAAAATGCAAATTGAAGCAATGGGAGGTAAAATCTCAGCAACAAGCGAAGTGAATATAGGCTCTACTTTTAACATAAATTTTAATTAATAACATGAATGACCCTTTAAATATATGTATTGTTGATGATGATGATATTTATCAATATACCATCATCAAAACATTAGAGTCTCTAAAATTGGCAAAAAAAATAATTGTTTTTTCAGACGGAGAAGAAGCGATAGATTTTATGATGGACAATCTTAACAATATGGATGAACTGCCAGATGTTATTTTTTTAGATATCAATATGCCCATTATGGATGGATTCCAGTTTATGGAAGAATATGTAAAAATAAAACCTAATATCGGTAAAAAAATAATAATATATATGGTGTCTTCTTCTGTAGATCCCATTGATATAGAAAAAGCTAAAAGTATCACTGGAATTTCTGATTACATAATAAAACCCATACATCCAGGCGAATTAAAGTCTATTTTAGAAAAATTGGATATTAAAGGAATGTTATAAGAATCGTTTATAACTAGGTTTTAATAGTGTCGTTTTCTAAATAATAATTGATCTTAATTCAAAATATTCCTCAAAAAATATTAAATAGAATAGAAGGGTATTAAAAATTATAGATTAAATTTAGCGATATAAAAAATATTAAATTATGACAGTAAATTTTCAATATGTAGGTGTAGATGTAAGCGATACATTATCGGCTTTTACCGAAGAAAAGTTAGAAAAACTATTTATTAAATATGAGTTTTTAATAAGTGCCGCCGTGTATTTTAAACAAGATGAGAATAAACACGACACAGGTAAAATATGCAATATAGAATTAAGTTTACCAGGACCTAGAATTTTCGCCACTTCTACCGAACGAAATTTTGAAGTATCGGTAAGAGAAACAATTAGCGACTTAGAGCGCCAATTAGAAAAACGAAAAGAAGTTTTTAAAACACATTAATCAATTAACAATTGTTAATTGATCAGCGGTGGTGGTAGGGTTCGTTTCTTAAAATTGTAAACCCTCTATAAAGTTGCTCTATAAAAAATAAGCGAATCATTTGATGGGAAAATGTCATTTTAGATAGTGATAGTTTCCCATTTGCTTTGTTATAAACATCTTGTGAAAACCCGTAAGGACCTCCAATAACAAAAATCAATTGTTTTATTCCAGAATTCATATGCTTTTGCAAATATTCAGAAAAAGCAACAGAACTTTGTTGTTTTCCATTTTCATCTAACAAAATTAGAACATCGGTAGCACTTAATCTGTTTAAAATAAGTTCGCCTTCTTTTTGTTTTTGCTGTTCTTCGCTTAAGTTTTTAGTGTTTTTTAAGTCTGGAATAATATCAATTGAAAACTTAATATAAAAACCTAATCGTTTGGTATAATCATCCATTAACGATTGTAAATCTCTATTATCAGTTTTTCCTATGGCAATTAATTTGATGGTCATAATGGCAAAATTAACACTTAGTATTTATGAATAATGAATTTAAATATGAAAAATTTATAAAATTCATAAATGTAAAATTTAAAAAAGTAAATCAATTTCTTATTTTTGTGGCAAATCAACCTAAGATTATGATAACACAAGAGCAATTTGATCAAGAAGTCAAGTCAATAATTTCTAACGCCATTCGAGAAGATGTTGGAGACGGCGATCATAGTTCATTAGCATGTATACCCAATAATGCTAGAGGCAGAGCAAAACTTTTAGTTAAAGATAAAGGGATTATTGGTGGCGTTAACTTTGCTAAAAAGGTTTTTGCTTATGTTGATAAAAATTTAAAGTTAGAAGTTTTAATTGAAGATGGCTCTGAAGTTACCTATGGCGACATCGTTATGTATGTTGAGGGTTCGTCGCAATCGATACTAAAAGCAGAGCGTACAGTATTAAACGCGATGCAGCGTATGAGTGCTATTGCAACAAAAACAAAAATGTTTGTTGATTTATTAGAAGGTACTAAAACTAAAGTATTAGATACCAGAAAAACAACTCCAGGTATTCGTGTGCTAGAAAAGTGGGCAGTTAAAATTGGAGGTGGTGAAAACCACAGGTTTGCTTTATACGATATGATTATGTTAAAAGATAATCATATTGATTTTGCTGGAGGTATTACCAAAGCTATTGAAATGAGCAAGCAGTATTTAAAAGACACAGGAAAAGATTTACAGATTATGGTTGAAGCTAGAAATTTGACCGAAGTTGAAGAAATTCTACAAAATGATGGTGTCTTTAGAATTTTACTTGATAACTTCGATTATGAAGATACAAGAAAAGCTGTGAAAATGATTGGTAATATTTGTCTTACCGAATCATCTGGAAATATTAATGAAACAACCATTAGGCATTATGCAGAATGTGGGGTAGATTATATTTCATCGGGAGCTTTAACACATTCTGTTCATAATATGGATTTAAGCTTAAAAGCAATCAAGTAGTGTTACTTATTATTTTTTAATGTGAGTATAATGTGTTTTTATTATACGCACATTTTTAATTTTAATAACTTTGTTATGAATTTTAACGTAAATTATTAATGACAAAGCCCCTTGAAGAAAAGCTCGATAAAATTCCTATTGTAAATATTTTAGTGCGTTTTTTTAAACGGGCCAAATTACCAGGTCTTGAGGGGCTATCGTTTTACGATTTATTAGAACTTTATATTACTGGTATTGTAAAAGGCGCCTTAACCACCAGGGCGAGTGCTATTGCTTTTAGTTTTTTCATGGCGTTGTTTCCTTTTTTACTTTTCATTTTAATCATTATACCTTATGTTCCAATAGACGATTTTAAAATTGAGTTTTTAAGGTTTTTAGAATCTTTTTTACCACCAAGTACTTCCGATTTTTTCTTTGAAAATATTTTTGAAGGGATTGATAATTCGCAGCGAGGTGGTTTGTTATCATCGGTATTCGTATTATCAATTGCACTTATGGCAAATGGTGTGAATGCTTTGTTTTCGGGGTTTGAGAACTCATATCACGAACAATTATCTAGAAATGTGTTTCGTCAATATTTATTTGCATTAGGTGTTGCTTTAATATTGGCTTTTTTATTGATTATTACCATAGCTGTATTAGGCTATTTTCAAATTTATGTGGTTCAAAAGGTATTAGATACATTACATGATAAGGGATATAACGTTGCGGAACAAAGTGTTTTTTGGTTTAACATGGCTAAATATGTGTTCTTTGTATTTATAGTATATATAGCAACGGCAACCATGTATTATTTCGGAACGAAAGAAGGGAAATACTCTAAATTCTTTTCTGTGGGAGCCAGTTTTACCACATTTCTTATTATTTTATTGTCTTTTTTATTTGGTATTTATATTGAAAATTTCGGACAGTATAACAAATTATACGGATCTATTGGTGCACTTTTAATTCTCATGTTTTATTTGTGGATAAATGCTAATATTTTATTGCTGGGGCATGAACTAAATACATCTTTAAATAAATTACATAAAAGGTCATAGAGTATGCCATATTTTATAGACATTATAATACCTGTACCGCTTCAAAAGTTATTTACTTATAGTATAACCACTGCCGAAGCTCAATTTTTAAAACCAGGTATACGTGTGTCTGTTCCTTTCGGAAAATCTAAAATTTACACGGGAATTGTTGTTAAAATTCATTCGGAAGCACCAACAGCTTATGATGCGAAAGAGATTCATCAAATTTTGGATGAAGTCCCTATAGTAAATGAAAAGCAATTAAAGTTGTGGCACTGGATAGCTAATTATTATATGTGTACACTAGGAGACGTGATGCGTGCTGCTTTACCAAGTGCCTTTGTGTTAGAAAGTGAAACCATAATAACAAAGCATACCAAAACTATTGATGCGTCTATTTTACAAGATGATGAGTTTTTAGTTTATGAAGCATTACAACATCAATCATCATTAAAAATCCATGACATTTCTAATATTCTGGATAAAAAAAATGTGCTTCCCGTTATCAAACGATTGATTGAAAAGGATGCCATTGCTGTAGAAGAAGAAGTATATGAAAAGTACAAACCAAAGTTAGTACGTTATGTTAAGATGCATCCTCATTATACTTCTGAAGTTTCGTTGCAGAAATTATTAGAAGATTTAAGTAGAGCGCCTAAACAGCACCAAGTAATTTTAACCTTGTTTTCTATTTCAGCCACCACAAAAAAACCAGTGAAAGTCGCCGATTTATCCAAAGAGAGTGGTGCTTCACCAGCAATAATTAAATCGTTGATTGATAAAGGCATTCTTGAAGAATATTTTATTCAAACCGATCGGGTTCAATATTCAGGGGAAGATAACGAAGATTCAAAAAATCTAAACGAGTATCAAAATACAGCATTAACCGAAATAAAAGAATCGTTTAAAGAACAATCTGTTGTGCTACTTCATGGTGTGACTTCTTCAGGAAAAACGGAAGTGTATGTGAAACTTATTGAAGAGGCTTTGAATGAAGGACGTCAGGTTTTATATCTATTGCCTGAAATTGCATTAACAGCGCAATTAATCACCCGTTTACAGAATTATTTTGGTGAACAAGTAGCGGTGTTTCATTCTAAATATTCATCGCATGAACGGGTTGAGGTTTGGAATCATGTTTTAAACAATTCCACAAAAGCGCAAATAGTATTAGGAGCGCGTTCCTCGATATTTTTACCATTCCATAGTTTAGGATTGATAATTGTAGATGAAGAACACGAACAATCCTTTAAACAATTTGATCCAGCACCACGCTATCATGCACGGGATACAGCCGTTGTTTTGGCACATATTCACGAAGCTAAAACGCTTTTAGGTTCTGCAACGCCCAGTTTAGAAAGTTTCTTTAATGCGAAACAAAATAAATATGGTTTTGTAGAAATCACAAAACGATTTAATGATGTTTTAATGCCAGATATTGAGCTGGTCGACATTAAAGATAAGTTGAAAAAGAAACGCATGAAAGGGCATTTTAGCGATCGACTTGTTGAAGAAATGACCGAAACTTTACGCGAAGGCCATCAAATTATATTATTTCAAAACCGCCGCGGGTTTTCGCCTATTGTAGAATGTCATACCTGTGGGCATTCACCACAATGTCCAAATTGTGATGTGAGTTTAACGTATCATCAATTTAGAGATCAACTGCGCTGTCATTATTGTGGATTTGTTGAAATAATGCCTAAAAATTGTAGAGCCTGTGGGAGTCCTGAACTAGACAACAAAGGTTTTGGAACTGAACAGATAGAAGAAGAAGTTAAACTGCTATTTCCAGATCATAAAGTAGCCAGGATGGACCTAGATACCACGCGAGGTAAATATGGTTACGAAAAAATTATTACAGCTTTAGAGCAACAGGAAATCGATATTTTGGTAGGTACACAAATGCTTACTAAAGGCTTGGATTTTAGAAACGTAAAATTGGTGGGTATTATGAATGCTGATAATATGTTAAACTTTCCAGATTTTAGAGCGCACGAACGCAGTTTTCAGCTAATGCTTCAAGTGTCGGGTAGAGCAGGACGTACCGAAGAGCGTGGAAAGGTTTTAATTCAAACATACAACCCCCTTCATAATATTTTACAGCAGGTTTCTACTAATAATTATATGGATATGTATAACGAGCAAATGAACGAGCGTTATAATTACAAATATCCTCCCATTTTTAAACAAATAAAAATCACTTTAAAACATAAAGATTTTAGTAGGGTAGATACCGCTGCCACTTGGTATGCGAAATCGTTACGAAATGTATTTGGAGATTTTATTTTAGGCCCCGAATCGCCACCAATTGCTAGAATTAGAAATCAGTTTCATAAAAACATTTTGGTAAAAATACCTAAGAAGCAATCCTTATCAAAAACAAAAGAAGCTATCATTAAAATAAATAATAGCTTTTTAAGTGTAAAAGATTTTCGGTCGGTTAAAGTAATTTTAAATGTCGATAACTTTTAAGGAGTTCGTGTAGGCGCTTAAATATTATTTAAAGCATCAACCAGTTGGGTTTTTTTATTTCTGCTTAAAGGTATTTCGTAAGCACCAACTTCTACATTTTTACTGTTAAACCTGTCAATTTTATCTAAATTCACGATGTATGATTTGTGAATTCTTAAAAACTTGTTTTCTGGTAATTCTTTTTCAAAAGATTTCATAGTAGAAAGAACTACCAAGCTATTTTCTTCTGTAACTAGTTTTACATAATCACCAAGGGCTTCAATCCACTTAATGTCTTTAATGTAAACCTTACGTTTTTTAAGATTACTCTTAACAAAGATATGCTCACCTTCTTCTTCGTTAAAATCTTGAGTTAATTTGTGCTGCTCTAAAGCTTTATCTACAGCCACGTTAAAACGTTCTCTCGTAATTGGTTTGTGTAAATAATCGGTTGCATCGTAATTAA
The genomic region above belongs to Mariniflexile litorale and contains:
- the priA gene encoding primosomal protein N' encodes the protein MPYFIDIIIPVPLQKLFTYSITTAEAQFLKPGIRVSVPFGKSKIYTGIVVKIHSEAPTAYDAKEIHQILDEVPIVNEKQLKLWHWIANYYMCTLGDVMRAALPSAFVLESETIITKHTKTIDASILQDDEFLVYEALQHQSSLKIHDISNILDKKNVLPVIKRLIEKDAIAVEEEVYEKYKPKLVRYVKMHPHYTSEVSLQKLLEDLSRAPKQHQVILTLFSISATTKKPVKVADLSKESGASPAIIKSLIDKGILEEYFIQTDRVQYSGEDNEDSKNLNEYQNTALTEIKESFKEQSVVLLHGVTSSGKTEVYVKLIEEALNEGRQVLYLLPEIALTAQLITRLQNYFGEQVAVFHSKYSSHERVEVWNHVLNNSTKAQIVLGARSSIFLPFHSLGLIIVDEEHEQSFKQFDPAPRYHARDTAVVLAHIHEAKTLLGSATPSLESFFNAKQNKYGFVEITKRFNDVLMPDIELVDIKDKLKKKRMKGHFSDRLVEEMTETLREGHQIILFQNRRGFSPIVECHTCGHSPQCPNCDVSLTYHQFRDQLRCHYCGFVEIMPKNCRACGSPELDNKGFGTEQIEEEVKLLFPDHKVARMDLDTTRGKYGYEKIITALEQQEIDILVGTQMLTKGLDFRNVKLVGIMNADNMLNFPDFRAHERSFQLMLQVSGRAGRTEERGKVLIQTYNPLHNILQQVSTNNYMDMYNEQMNERYNYKYPPIFKQIKITLKHKDFSRVDTAATWYAKSLRNVFGDFILGPESPPIARIRNQFHKNILVKIPKKQSLSKTKEAIIKINNSFLSVKDFRSVKVILNVDNF
- a CDS encoding LytTR family DNA-binding domain-containing protein — encoded protein: MTLNCVVVDDSAIQRLSIVKLVENHPALNLIAEYSSALETKNGLNTHQVDLIFLDIEMPVLNGFELLDVLNNKPQIVFVTGKTEYAFKAFNYDATDYLHKPITRERFNVAVDKALEQHKLTQDFNEEEGEHIFVKSNLKKRKVYIKDIKWIEALGDYVKLVTEENSLVVLSTMKSFEKELPENKFLRIHKSYIVNLDKIDRFNSKNVEVGAYEIPLSRNKKTQLVDALNNI